From a region of the uncultured Desulfatiglans sp. genome:
- a CDS encoding hypothetical protein (Evidence 5 : Unknown function) — protein MLSRTGCAAGAQKDLTGSPSLDYPRESFLEAAWARLLIYGHSAM, from the coding sequence ATGCTCTCACGCACAGGGTGTGCCGCAGGGGCGCAAAAAGACTTGACAGGTTCGCCGTCTTTGGACTATCCAAGGGAAAGTTTTCTGGAAGCTGCCTGGGCCCGTCTGCTGATATACGGGCATTCAGCGATGTGA
- a CDS encoding hypothetical protein (Evidence 5 : Unknown function) — MAGTSFLWGVPVCLLRETVWKKADDRLRFAAVQALLLMGCREKIKAIHLCWWRAMQDRGL, encoded by the coding sequence ATGGCAGGCACCTCGTTTTTGTGGGGTGTTCCGGTCTGTCTGCTGCGGGAAACGGTGTGGAAAAAGGCTGACGACAGGCTGCGATTCGCAGCGGTCCAAGCCCTTCTTTTAATGGGGTGTCGAGAAAAGATCAAGGCAATTCATCTCTGTTGGTGGCGTGCGATGCAGGATCGCGGATTGTAA
- a CDS encoding conserved membrane hypothetical protein (Evidence 4 : Unknown function but conserved in other organisms), whose protein sequence is MTRSEAQELGYEARESAGGGWTFALTGRIDAGNAGRLLSEINHLLREKKPLRVTLDLSGVQYMDDFGVLLLLELKRHGPTGEGAFRILNPGPKIQEILDMMDFEALADEHAALKKKRPPNALVRLGEASIRQFSEGRFALSFLGDACLALGYVILHPRSLRGEDTIQAMQRTGVDAVPIVGLISLLLGLIMAFMSAVQLEQFGANIYVASLVSLAMVRELGPIMTAILVAGRSGSSYAAEIGTMKISEEVDALYSMGFNTTRFLVVPKILASVLVVPVLTLFSDLFAIFGGLVVGVSMLNLTAGAYIDQTIQTLSLFDVSWGFFKSAVFGLLIAYVGCLRGFQVRGGAAAVGQATTSAVVSGIFLIILFDSIFAVILTYWG, encoded by the coding sequence ATGACGAGAAGTGAGGCTCAGGAGCTGGGTTATGAGGCGCGGGAGTCTGCCGGGGGGGGATGGACGTTTGCCCTGACGGGCAGGATCGATGCCGGCAATGCCGGCCGCCTCCTCTCCGAGATCAATCATTTGCTGAGGGAAAAGAAGCCTCTGCGTGTCACTTTGGATTTAAGCGGCGTTCAGTATATGGATGATTTCGGCGTGTTGTTGCTGCTCGAGCTGAAGCGCCATGGTCCGACAGGTGAGGGCGCTTTTCGCATCCTCAACCCTGGCCCGAAGATACAAGAAATCCTCGACATGATGGATTTCGAGGCCCTGGCGGATGAGCACGCCGCCTTGAAGAAGAAGCGCCCTCCTAATGCCTTGGTGCGTTTGGGGGAGGCGAGTATCCGGCAGTTTTCCGAAGGCCGTTTCGCGCTTTCCTTCCTTGGAGATGCGTGCCTGGCCTTGGGCTATGTCATCCTGCACCCGCGAAGCCTCAGAGGAGAGGACACGATCCAGGCCATGCAGCGGACGGGTGTGGATGCGGTCCCGATCGTCGGTTTGATCAGCCTTCTATTGGGGCTGATCATGGCCTTCATGTCCGCCGTTCAGCTGGAGCAGTTCGGCGCCAATATCTACGTCGCCTCGCTGGTGAGTCTTGCCATGGTGCGCGAACTCGGGCCCATCATGACCGCCATCCTCGTGGCCGGGCGTTCCGGTTCCTCTTACGCGGCAGAGATCGGCACCATGAAGATCTCCGAGGAGGTGGATGCGCTCTACAGCATGGGCTTCAACACGACGCGGTTCCTCGTGGTACCCAAGATCCTGGCTTCCGTTCTGGTGGTTCCCGTGTTGACACTGTTTTCAGACCTTTTTGCCATCTTCGGGGGGCTGGTCGTGGGGGTGTCCATGTTGAATCTGACGGCGGGGGCGTACATCGATCAGACCATCCAAACTCTGTCCCTCTTCGATGTCAGCTGGGGGTTTTTCAAGAGCGCGGTCTTCGGCCTCCTGATCGCCTATGTGGGTTGTCTGCGGGGTTTCCAGGTGCGCGGCGGAGCCGCGGCTGTCGGCCAGGCCACCACGTCTGCAGTTGTGAGCGGCATCTTCCTCATCATCTTGTTCGACTCTATCTTTGCTGTGATACTGACCTATTGGGGATAG
- a CDS encoding NADPH-dependent FMN reductase has product MAKILAIYGSPRRKGNTATLLDQAVEGAVSNGAEVEKVILRDCKISPCLEIYGCKKDGRCVIQDDFQALYDKMLESQGLMLASPIFFYSVSALAKCLIDRCQSLWVKKYWIDKVSPGRWTAKRKGLFISVGATQGKKLFDGPLLTVKYFFDVLDMELYRTVLFRGLDFEGDVLQHPEYLSAAREAGQDLARALNR; this is encoded by the coding sequence ATGGCAAAAATTCTGGCCATTTACGGAAGCCCCAGAAGAAAAGGAAACACCGCCACCCTGCTCGACCAAGCGGTGGAAGGGGCGGTCTCGAACGGCGCCGAGGTTGAAAAGGTGATTCTCAGGGATTGCAAGATATCACCCTGCCTTGAGATTTACGGCTGCAAGAAAGACGGGCGCTGCGTCATTCAAGACGATTTTCAAGCCCTCTACGACAAGATGCTGGAAAGCCAAGGTCTCATGCTTGCCTCGCCTATATTCTTCTACAGCGTGAGTGCCCTCGCCAAATGCCTCATTGACCGCTGCCAATCGCTCTGGGTCAAAAAATACTGGATCGACAAGGTCTCTCCGGGCCGGTGGACCGCCAAACGCAAGGGCCTGTTCATCTCCGTAGGCGCAACCCAGGGTAAAAAGCTGTTCGACGGCCCCCTGCTGACAGTGAAATATTTTTTCGATGTCCTGGACATGGAGCTCTATCGGACGGTCTTGTTCAGGGGATTGGACTTCGAGGGCGACGTTCTTCAACACCCTGAATACCTTTCGGCAGCGCGGGAGGCAGGCCAAGACCTCGCTAGGGCACTGAACCGTTAG
- the ftsH gene encoding ATP-dependent zinc metalloprotease FtsH has product MEKHHKFSIWYVLLGIWVVLLLQQYLVSVFAIKVIPYSEFLHLLKENKVTEVAVKANEIQGRALLNGDVQGKGELFRTIRVDQELSELLAQYHVTFKGEVESTFLRDLMSWVFPILLFVGIWYFMMRRMTGQQAGFMTLGKNKAKIYMEDELNVTFDDVAGVDEAKQELVEVIEFLKDPHKYTELGGKLPKGVLLVGPPGTGKTLLAKAVAGESRVPFFSLSGSEFVEMFVGLGAARVRDLFVQAKEKAPCIIFIDELDALGKARGFGAMGGHDEREQTLNQLLVEMDGFDPKVGVILMAATNRPEILDPALLRPGRFDRQILVDRPDKKGREDILKVHLKGIKASEDLDVERLAAMTPGMVGADLANLVNEAAILAVRRKKKQVDMSDFEEAVERVMAGLEKKNRLINKSEREIVAYHELGHATVALSLPGTDPVQKISIIPRGIAALGYTMQVPTEDRFLMKRTELLNKIAVLLGGRAAEEIVFGDISTGAHNDLSKASDIARSMVKEYGMSAKVGQVYLAGEKRPLYLETGFRGQEEYSEATAQLIDAEVREIVEQQYLKALEILKKWRPVLDRAAKLLLEKEKIDGKTLKGLMEEAGA; this is encoded by the coding sequence ATGGAAAAGCACCACAAATTTTCTATCTGGTATGTCCTCCTGGGCATCTGGGTGGTTCTCCTGCTGCAGCAGTACCTGGTCTCCGTTTTTGCCATCAAGGTCATCCCTTACAGCGAATTCTTGCACTTGTTGAAAGAGAACAAGGTGACCGAGGTGGCTGTAAAGGCCAACGAGATTCAGGGGCGGGCTCTGCTGAACGGAGATGTTCAGGGCAAGGGGGAGCTTTTCCGCACGATTCGCGTGGACCAGGAGCTTTCGGAGCTGTTGGCGCAGTACCATGTCACGTTTAAAGGAGAGGTCGAATCGACCTTTCTGCGGGATTTGATGTCCTGGGTCTTCCCGATCCTGCTGTTCGTGGGCATCTGGTATTTCATGATGCGGCGCATGACGGGCCAGCAGGCAGGCTTTATGACGCTCGGGAAGAACAAAGCCAAGATCTACATGGAGGATGAGCTGAATGTCACGTTCGATGACGTGGCGGGTGTGGACGAGGCCAAACAGGAACTGGTGGAGGTGATAGAATTCCTCAAGGATCCGCATAAGTATACGGAATTAGGTGGCAAACTGCCGAAAGGGGTGCTGCTGGTCGGCCCGCCCGGTACCGGCAAAACTCTGTTGGCCAAGGCCGTGGCCGGGGAAAGCAGGGTGCCCTTTTTCAGTCTGAGCGGGTCTGAGTTCGTTGAGATGTTTGTCGGGCTCGGGGCTGCCCGGGTGCGGGATTTGTTTGTTCAAGCGAAGGAGAAAGCCCCGTGCATCATCTTCATCGACGAGCTGGATGCCCTCGGAAAGGCCCGTGGGTTCGGGGCCATGGGCGGCCACGACGAACGGGAGCAGACCCTCAACCAGCTTCTGGTCGAGATGGACGGCTTCGATCCGAAGGTGGGGGTTATCCTGATGGCGGCGACCAACCGGCCTGAGATTCTGGATCCCGCCCTGCTGCGTCCGGGGCGTTTCGATCGGCAGATCCTGGTGGACCGACCGGACAAGAAAGGGCGCGAGGATATCCTGAAGGTTCACCTCAAAGGGATCAAGGCCAGTGAAGATCTTGATGTCGAACGGCTGGCGGCCATGACGCCGGGAATGGTCGGGGCGGATCTGGCCAATCTTGTCAATGAGGCCGCGATCCTCGCTGTCAGGCGCAAAAAGAAGCAGGTCGACATGTCGGACTTCGAAGAAGCGGTGGAACGGGTCATGGCCGGTCTCGAAAAGAAAAACAGGCTGATCAACAAAAGTGAACGGGAGATTGTGGCCTATCACGAACTGGGCCATGCCACCGTTGCGCTATCCCTGCCGGGGACGGATCCTGTGCAAAAGATATCGATTATACCGAGGGGCATCGCGGCGCTTGGCTACACCATGCAGGTCCCGACCGAAGACCGTTTTTTGATGAAGCGGACCGAACTTCTGAACAAAATCGCCGTGCTCCTTGGGGGGCGGGCTGCCGAAGAGATCGTATTCGGTGACATTTCGACCGGCGCCCACAATGATCTTTCGAAGGCCTCCGATATCGCTCGAAGCATGGTCAAAGAATACGGCATGAGTGCCAAGGTTGGACAGGTGTACCTGGCGGGCGAAAAACGGCCCCTTTACCTGGAAACCGGCTTCCGGGGGCAGGAGGAATACAGCGAGGCGACGGCGCAGTTGATCGACGCCGAGGTGCGGGAGATCGTGGAGCAGCAGTATCTGAAGGCCTTGGAGATCCTCAAGAAATGGCGACCTGTGCTGGATCGGGCCGCCAAGTTGCTGTTGGAAAAAGAGAAGATCGACGGAAAGACGCTTAAAGGTCTCATGGAGGAAGCGGGCGCGTGA
- a CDS encoding exported hypothetical protein (Evidence 5 : Unknown function), whose translation MKYRSTAIAIVCCLISTISACSTVSEHHIASQFPSPTGSLIVSTYDTKSAMNDGKLTNQRMEMAIYEGKPKNAHSMLIRQGAGAEWRVDNLPSGEYYLKVFGWVDDTGKMDKSKSQVHKLSVLENEVTVVNLVLTDYAKSTAAAGGAAIGTATVLTFGFCIALVLALIAAI comes from the coding sequence ATGAAATATCGCTCCACTGCTATTGCTATTGTATGCTGTTTAATTTCAACTATTTCAGCCTGCTCTACCGTATCTGAGCATCACATTGCATCTCAATTCCCCTCTCCTACAGGATCGCTGATCGTTTCTACTTATGATACTAAGAGCGCGATGAATGACGGCAAACTCACCAATCAGCGAATGGAGATGGCCATTTATGAAGGAAAACCCAAGAACGCTCATTCCATGCTTATTCGGCAGGGGGCAGGGGCTGAATGGCGCGTCGACAATCTACCTTCCGGAGAATACTACCTCAAAGTATTTGGATGGGTAGATGACACAGGAAAAATGGATAAGTCGAAATCACAGGTTCATAAATTATCAGTATTGGAGAATGAAGTGACTGTCGTAAACCTCGTGCTGACCGATTATGCCAAATCAACAGCTGCTGCTGGTGGCGCGGCAATTGGAACTGCAACCGTCTTGACATTTGGTTTTTGCATAGCATTGGTGTTGGCTCTTATCGCCGCTATCTGA
- a CDS encoding conserved membrane hypothetical protein (Evidence 4 : Unknown function but conserved in other organisms), whose product MIFPVAGIEVAPWIPPVVAFVVSFFTSMGGVSGAFLLLPFQMSFLGYTNPSVSATNQLFNIVAIPSGVYRYCREGRMAWPLTWVIVIGTLPGVLLGALIRVNYLPDPRHFKLFVAGVLLYIGGKMVRDLLKRRPESGNIPDSEKAFRERVRLSRSMPGAKETSEKCDFPLLATTRFDLKYIGYCFHGENFEVSFWSIFFLSLLVGIVGGVYGIGGGAIIAPFLVSFFRLPVYSVAGAALMGTFVTSVAGVAFYQAIAPFYPEKSIAPDWLLGFLFGLGGMAGMYLGARCQKFVPARHIKWMLAGVMMFTAVKYVIDSLG is encoded by the coding sequence GTGATTTTTCCCGTTGCCGGAATCGAAGTCGCCCCCTGGATTCCACCCGTGGTGGCGTTTGTTGTGTCGTTTTTCACGTCGATGGGGGGTGTTTCGGGTGCATTCCTCCTCCTGCCGTTCCAAATGTCTTTCCTCGGCTACACGAACCCGTCGGTCAGCGCTACCAACCAACTGTTCAACATCGTAGCAATCCCGAGCGGGGTCTATCGTTACTGCCGAGAAGGCCGGATGGCTTGGCCTCTCACATGGGTGATTGTCATCGGGACCCTGCCGGGGGTTCTTCTTGGGGCTCTGATCCGCGTGAACTACCTTCCAGATCCCCGGCATTTCAAGCTTTTTGTTGCGGGCGTTCTTTTGTACATCGGGGGCAAGATGGTCCGCGATTTGCTCAAAAGGAGGCCGGAGAGTGGCAACATCCCTGATAGTGAAAAGGCTTTTCGGGAAAGGGTGCGCCTCTCCCGTTCGATGCCGGGTGCGAAGGAGACCAGTGAGAAGTGTGATTTCCCTCTGCTCGCTACGACCCGCTTCGACCTGAAATACATCGGCTACTGCTTCCATGGGGAAAATTTTGAGGTCTCTTTCTGGAGCATCTTCTTCTTGAGCCTCCTGGTGGGGATTGTCGGGGGGGTATACGGGATCGGCGGCGGTGCGATTATCGCTCCCTTTCTCGTAAGTTTTTTCAGGCTGCCGGTCTATTCCGTAGCGGGTGCGGCTTTGATGGGTACCTTTGTCACATCGGTGGCGGGTGTCGCGTTTTATCAGGCCATCGCTCCATTCTACCCGGAGAAGTCCATTGCGCCCGACTGGCTTCTGGGGTTTCTTTTTGGATTGGGGGGTATGGCAGGGATGTATCTAGGTGCCCGTTGCCAGAAATTTGTCCCCGCCAGACACATCAAGTGGATGCTCGCCGGGGTGATGATGTTCACTGCAGTGAAATACGTTATAGACTCATTGGGATAG
- a CDS encoding conserved hypothetical protein (Evidence 4 : Unknown function but conserved in other organisms): MASQKTKFTVGLFVASGIAMVIVAFIWLGMSRVLEKGRQYVTYFDESVQGLGRDSPVKYRGVSIGRVVRIDVAPDSRLIEVLMNIETGLSLDRDMVAQLNPVGITGAMFVQMDRKDPGEPDFSPRIDFSPEYPVVASKPSEIGKLFRSIDEILSQMKKLDLEAVSNRIIMTLDHANKLMTDAHIQEIAGEVEASLKEVNRMLKDDRFTRIGASLEQSAASFATLLDKSHTTVEQMGATFARVDRIVEHSEKPLEETVLELRTAVDRANELFSKGVVLMDGAGSGFSYLKGSLLTIGQNLESASENLNIVLENLANEPARFLLAEPPPPRELEHQP; encoded by the coding sequence ATGGCATCTCAAAAGACCAAATTTACGGTCGGGCTTTTTGTCGCCTCCGGGATCGCGATGGTCATCGTGGCGTTTATCTGGCTGGGCATGAGCCGCGTCTTGGAAAAGGGCCGCCAATATGTGACCTATTTCGATGAATCGGTGCAGGGCCTGGGGCGTGATTCACCAGTCAAATACAGAGGGGTTTCCATCGGGAGGGTGGTCAGGATCGATGTGGCGCCGGATTCGCGGCTGATCGAGGTCCTCATGAACATCGAGACCGGTTTGAGCCTCGATCGGGACATGGTGGCCCAGCTGAACCCTGTGGGTATTACAGGGGCGATGTTTGTCCAGATGGACCGCAAAGATCCGGGGGAGCCGGACTTTTCGCCGCGCATCGATTTTTCTCCGGAATATCCTGTGGTGGCATCCAAACCTTCTGAGATCGGCAAGCTGTTCAGGAGCATTGACGAGATTCTCAGCCAGATGAAAAAATTGGATCTCGAAGCGGTGTCGAACCGCATCATCATGACCCTCGATCATGCCAACAAACTGATGACCGATGCGCACATTCAAGAGATTGCCGGGGAGGTCGAAGCGTCGCTGAAAGAGGTGAACCGGATGCTCAAAGACGACCGGTTCACACGCATCGGTGCTTCCCTCGAGCAGTCAGCCGCCTCATTCGCGACGCTGCTCGATAAGAGCCACACGACGGTTGAACAGATGGGGGCAACCTTTGCCCGCGTGGACCGGATCGTCGAGCACAGTGAAAAGCCGCTCGAGGAGACCGTATTGGAGCTACGCACTGCGGTCGACCGGGCCAACGAGCTTTTTTCGAAAGGGGTCGTGTTGATGGATGGTGCAGGATCGGGATTCTCGTATTTGAAAGGGAGCCTGTTGACCATCGGCCAGAATCTGGAAAGTGCCAGCGAAAACCTGAATATCGTCCTTGAAAACCTGGCCAATGAGCCTGCTCGATTTCTGCTGGCCGAGCCCCCACCGCCGCGGGAATTGGAGCACCAGCCCTGA
- a CDS encoding ABC transporter, ATP-binding protein has translation MAAIAPVIQVKNLTARYGEVTILESVSFEIHEGEIFVILGGSGCGKSTLLKHVIGLIPPYSGEVLIEGEDIVKCSEVRFREILKKFGVLFQSGALFGSMTLAENILLPVEAYTDLPKAAMETLVRMKLRLVHLGGYENHLPSELSGGMKKRAGLARAMALNPRILFFDEPSAGLDPVSAAELDQLILKINRSLGTTMVIVTHDLASIFNVAQRVIMLDKRAKGIIAEGDPVYLRDHHSDPFVRQFFNREAEE, from the coding sequence ATGGCGGCAATTGCGCCTGTCATCCAGGTAAAAAATCTGACGGCCCGTTACGGCGAAGTGACGATCCTGGAAAGCGTATCCTTTGAGATACATGAGGGGGAGATCTTCGTGATCCTTGGGGGCAGCGGGTGTGGAAAGAGCACCCTGCTCAAACATGTCATCGGGCTGATACCGCCCTATTCGGGAGAGGTCCTGATCGAGGGGGAGGACATCGTAAAGTGCAGCGAGGTGCGATTCCGGGAGATTCTCAAGAAATTCGGGGTGCTTTTTCAGAGCGGGGCCCTCTTTGGCTCCATGACGCTGGCCGAGAACATCCTTTTGCCCGTCGAGGCCTATACGGATCTGCCGAAGGCGGCCATGGAGACCTTGGTCCGCATGAAGCTGCGGCTGGTCCATTTGGGGGGCTATGAAAACCACCTGCCTTCCGAGTTGAGCGGCGGGATGAAAAAACGGGCCGGCCTGGCAAGGGCCATGGCCCTGAATCCAAGGATTCTTTTTTTCGATGAACCGTCTGCAGGTCTCGATCCAGTGAGTGCAGCGGAGCTGGACCAATTGATACTCAAAATCAATCGCAGTCTCGGAACGACCATGGTCATCGTCACCCACGATTTGGCCAGTATTTTCAACGTAGCGCAGAGGGTGATCATGCTGGACAAGCGAGCGAAGGGCATTATCGCCGAGGGAGATCCTGTTTATCTTCGGGACCATCATTCCGATCCATTTGTCAGACAGTTCTTCAACCGCGAAGCTGAGGAGTAA
- the ablA gene encoding L-lysine 2,3-aminomutase, translating into MKLRRPIPLALMNSGPADSPWEEILAESVTGAGMIAELFGLDADELKSVTERYPMRINPYYLGLIRRKHDPIYRQCIPDIREIRLDDGLDDPLAEEAFSPVPGLTHRYPDRVLFLVSASCAMYCRFCNRKRKVGRPSMVNDATIEAGLAYIRRHEEIRDVLLSGGDPLLLSDERLGEILSALRAISHVEIIRIGSRVPCTLPHRITQRLTDLLKQFHPLYLNTHFNHPDELTPEAGAACVRLADAGIPLGCQTVLLRGVNDDPGTMRELMQKLLMVRVRPYYLFQADLARGTAHFWTPLEKGIEIIRELQGHTSGLCLPHFAIDLPGGGGKIPFLPQYVESRGSNSLEVKNFRGQTFRYPLSPF; encoded by the coding sequence ATGAAACTCCGAAGACCCATTCCCCTTGCATTGATGAATTCAGGGCCGGCAGACTCGCCCTGGGAGGAGATCCTTGCCGAAAGCGTCACCGGCGCGGGCATGATCGCTGAACTTTTCGGCCTCGACGCCGATGAGCTCAAAAGTGTCACCGAGCGTTACCCCATGCGGATCAATCCGTATTACCTCGGGTTGATCCGTCGAAAGCACGACCCTATCTACCGGCAGTGCATACCGGATATCCGCGAGATCCGCCTCGATGACGGCCTCGACGATCCCCTGGCAGAAGAGGCGTTTTCGCCCGTACCCGGCCTGACGCACCGATACCCTGATCGGGTGCTGTTTCTGGTCTCGGCCTCCTGCGCCATGTATTGCCGGTTTTGCAATCGCAAAAGAAAGGTCGGTCGCCCTTCAATGGTGAACGACGCCACCATCGAGGCCGGGTTAGCCTACATCCGCCGACATGAAGAAATCCGCGACGTGCTTCTATCCGGAGGGGATCCCCTCCTCCTTTCAGACGAACGGCTGGGGGAAATCCTCTCAGCCCTGAGGGCCATCAGCCATGTCGAAATCATCCGCATCGGCAGCAGGGTCCCTTGCACTCTGCCCCACAGGATCACCCAACGCCTGACCGATCTTCTGAAGCAATTTCATCCCTTGTACCTGAACACCCACTTCAACCACCCGGATGAACTCACCCCGGAAGCAGGGGCAGCCTGTGTGCGCCTTGCCGATGCGGGCATCCCGCTGGGCTGCCAAACCGTCCTACTCAGAGGCGTCAACGACGACCCCGGCACCATGCGCGAGCTGATGCAGAAACTCCTGATGGTGCGCGTCCGGCCCTATTATCTGTTCCAGGCCGATCTAGCCAGAGGAACGGCTCATTTTTGGACCCCCCTTGAAAAAGGAATCGAAATCATACGAGAATTACAGGGGCACACCTCCGGCCTGTGTCTGCCCCATTTCGCCATAGACCTGCCGGGGGGCGGCGGCAAAATCCCTTTTCTTCCTCAATATGTCGAAAGCAGAGGATCCAATTCGCTCGAGGTGAAAAACTTCCGTGGGCAGACATTCCGCTATCCCCTGAGTCCATTTTAA
- a CDS encoding conserved exported hypothetical protein (Evidence 4 : Unknown function but conserved in other organisms): protein MPSERLSLVSHSSNPTSSCVHSSPRVVLLLIAAVFFMAGAAESAATEWPFSVSKPSFIEQFNSAFDFSPPEQPVEKIKREMKKFLGIPYRWGGESLRGMDCSGLTKKVYASIFGIELPHNSSQQSRLDGLKEVRPTREELQMGDLLFFGPKKKRINHVGIYLSDGKFLHSCRSQGVTISSLNKAYWKNRLITSKRLKDVETTLSPETAALSLSPWPEAAPMFDPFENAPPSFELGYRRALLDFANLSLDTFMHVTAPDRGLFPGGRGFDSWYPERSSAVSSFEPRQGFRLFADFTPFEWLTITPSFTRVSGHAFLAENDGSWQSFGLETLVTMPDSRWALAMSAKADHQETAPGWLSASDEDTLDITFGLRYRYSSSINFSILGSHEPDAFRPMETGDGDPSDSSHFTFKIDLTF from the coding sequence ATGCCTTCAGAGAGACTTTCTTTGGTATCGCATTCCTCGAATCCGACGTCATCCTGCGTTCACTCCTCTCCAAGAGTGGTTCTCCTGCTCATTGCAGCGGTCTTTTTTATGGCCGGAGCGGCGGAAAGTGCAGCGACGGAGTGGCCGTTCTCCGTCAGCAAGCCTTCTTTCATCGAACAGTTCAACTCCGCCTTCGACTTCTCACCCCCTGAACAGCCTGTCGAAAAGATCAAGCGTGAAATGAAGAAATTCCTGGGCATCCCCTATCGTTGGGGTGGTGAAAGCCTTAGAGGAATGGACTGTTCCGGGCTTACGAAAAAAGTCTATGCAAGCATTTTCGGAATTGAGCTGCCTCATAACTCGAGCCAGCAAAGCAGGCTCGATGGCCTCAAAGAAGTCCGGCCAACCAGGGAGGAACTTCAGATGGGCGATCTGCTGTTCTTCGGGCCGAAAAAAAAGAGGATCAACCATGTCGGTATCTATCTGTCAGACGGAAAGTTCCTCCATTCATGCAGATCGCAAGGGGTCACCATCTCGAGTCTGAACAAGGCCTATTGGAAAAACAGGTTGATCACTTCCAAACGTTTGAAGGACGTCGAAACGACCTTGTCGCCGGAAACCGCCGCCCTTTCGTTGTCGCCCTGGCCGGAGGCAGCGCCCATGTTCGATCCTTTCGAAAATGCGCCCCCCTCCTTCGAACTCGGCTATCGCAGGGCCCTTTTGGATTTCGCGAATCTCAGTCTGGACACCTTCATGCACGTGACGGCTCCGGACAGAGGTCTTTTCCCGGGCGGAAGAGGATTTGATTCCTGGTATCCGGAACGATCGAGTGCAGTTTCATCCTTCGAGCCCCGGCAAGGTTTTCGACTATTCGCCGATTTCACCCCGTTCGAATGGCTGACCATCACTCCCTCGTTCACCCGCGTAAGCGGCCACGCATTTCTTGCGGAAAATGACGGGTCTTGGCAGTCTTTCGGTTTGGAGACCCTCGTGACGATGCCCGATTCACGGTGGGCCCTGGCCATGTCCGCCAAGGCCGACCATCAGGAAACAGCCCCCGGGTGGCTGTCGGCCTCGGACGAGGACACCCTCGACATCACCTTCGGCCTGCGGTACCGTTATTCCAGCTCGATCAATTTCTCCATCCTGGGCTCACACGAACCTGACGCCTTCAGGCCAATGGAAACCGGCGATGGAGACCCGTCCGACAGCAGTCATTTCACATTCAAGATCGATCTGACCTTCTAG
- a CDS encoding conserved hypothetical protein (Evidence 4 : Unknown function but conserved in other organisms), which produces MQAAPPVDFFPSRERDVLMVRFGYSAVAVLVGILLSAGCLKLQRPEKPVRFYTLEYAEPELRLDKPLGSILQVNRFGVAPTYNTRRMIYREGDFRRDAYIYSQWRDNPGEMVSYFLARDLRGSGYFNAVVPHRTQAGVTHVLEGYVEEFFEWDFEEGWEAVLTVSITLTKALEPDVSRKVIRQKTYRVREPFQEKTPTGLAAAMSRAMRALSRQVIEDVYNALR; this is translated from the coding sequence GTGCAGGCGGCTCCGCCCGTTGATTTTTTTCCATCGCGAGAAAGGGACGTGCTGATGGTGAGATTCGGTTATAGCGCTGTTGCTGTGCTGGTAGGGATCCTCCTCTCAGCTGGATGTCTGAAGCTCCAGCGGCCCGAGAAGCCGGTTCGATTCTACACGTTGGAGTATGCCGAGCCGGAGCTCAGGCTCGATAAGCCGCTCGGCTCCATCCTCCAGGTAAATCGCTTCGGGGTTGCGCCGACGTATAACACGCGGCGGATGATTTACCGGGAAGGCGATTTCCGTCGTGATGCCTATATTTATAGCCAGTGGCGGGATAATCCAGGGGAAATGGTGTCGTACTTCCTTGCCCGGGACCTGCGGGGGTCCGGATATTTCAACGCGGTGGTTCCTCACCGAACTCAGGCGGGTGTTACCCATGTGCTGGAAGGCTACGTGGAAGAGTTCTTCGAATGGGACTTCGAGGAGGGATGGGAGGCGGTGTTGACCGTCTCGATTACCCTGACGAAGGCCCTGGAACCGGATGTCAGCCGAAAGGTGATTCGCCAGAAGACCTACCGTGTGAGGGAGCCTTTTCAGGAAAAAACCCCCACGGGTTTAGCAGCCGCCATGAGCCGCGCCATGCGGGCACTCTCGCGGCAGGTGATCGAAGACGTCTACAACGCGCTTCGCTAG